The Drechmeria coniospora strain ARSEF 6962 chromosome 02, whole genome shotgun sequence genome has a segment encoding these proteins:
- a CDS encoding serine/threonine-protein kinase RIO1: MAADPNAAASPAAPHEPPFTYTPNRGYEPLQDVPPEVRMPRGTPHPDGLDDDDDDLDDIFEEDDDVDDDDWAADGDLTKTYNRQRQLNESDGGAALPRANQQKPKANTFASVDDQVSALSKHAAKIRLDSVKQDGDKDKEKDKADRATSEQVLDQRTRMILLQMINRGAVSEVHGAISTGKEANVYGAVLHDDSSGETTHRAIKVYKTAILVFKDRERYITGEHRFKGGFDKGNSRKMVKLWAEKEYRNLRRIYNAGIPCPEPIQLKLHVLVMGFLGDRKGWAFPRLRDAVLAGDDVDRQWRSLYVQLLGIMRKMYQVCRLVHADLSEYNILYNKDKLYIIDVSQSVEPDHPRSLEFLRMDIKNVGDFFRRKGVDTLSDRAIFNFITAPTGPVEEPDMAAAIEKLYELMHMAENDDDAAEREVDNEVFRNQYIPQTLEQVYDIEKDAQRVGKGEGNDLIYSNLLADQVVNPKREDAEPSESSDESDNGAELSSDDQSGDESRFDKGRPRGRRFENKDEKRLHKQAVKEAKREKRKDKIPKAVKKKLVSTTSRKKK, from the exons CCGGAAGTACGCATGCCCCGCGGCACCCCGCATCCGGACGggctcgatgacgacgatgacgacttGGACGACATTTttgaggaagacgacgacgtagacgacgacgactgggCTGCCGATGGCGATCTCACCAAGACCTACAACCGCCAACGCCAGCTCAACGAGtccgatggcggcgccgcgCTGCCTCGGGCGAACCAGCAGAAACCAAAGGCCAACACGTTCgccagcgtcgacgaccagGTCTCGGCCCTCTCCAAGCACGCGGCCAAGATTCGGCTCGACAGCGTGAAGCAGGATggcgacaaggacaaggaaaAGGACAAGGCCGACCGCGCCACCAGCGAGCAGGTCCTTGACCAGCGCACGCGCATGATCCTGCTGCAGATGATCAACCGCGGCGCCGTCAGCGAGGTCCACGGCGCCATCAGCACCGGCAAGGAGGCCAACGTCTACGGCGCCGTCCTGCACGACGATTCCTCGGGCGAGACGACGCATCGCGCCATCAAGGTCTACAAGAcggccatcctcgtcttCAAGGACCGCGAGCGGTACATCACCGGCGAGCACCGCTTCAAGGGCGGCTTCGACAAGGGCAACAGCCGCAAGATGGTCAAGCTGTGGGCCGAGAAGGAGTACCGAAACCTGCGGAGAATCTACAACGCCGGCATCCCTTGTCCCGAGCCCATCCAGCTCAAGCTGCACGTCCTCGTCATGGGCTTCCTGGGCGACAGGAAAGGCTGGGCGTTCCCACGCCTGCGAGACGCCGttctcgccggcgacgacgtggacCGGCAGTGGAGGTCTCTCTACGTGCAGCTGCTCGGCATCATGCGGAAAATGTACCAGGTctgccgcctcgtccacgccgATCTCAGCGAGTACAACATCCTCTACAACAAGGACAAGCTCTACATCATCGACGTCTCCCAGAGCGTCGAGCCAGACCACCCCCGCTCCCTCGAGTTCCTGCGCATGGACATCAAGAACGTCGGCGACTTCTTCCGCCGCAAGGGCGTCGACACCCTCTCCGACCGCGCCATCTTCAACTTCatcacggcgccgacggggcccgtcgaggagccggacatggccgccgccatcgagaaGCTCTACGAGCTGATGCACATGGCcgagaacgacgacgacgcggccgagcgcGAGGTCGACAACGAAGTCTTTCGAAACCAGTACATCCCCCAGACGCTCGAGCAGGTCTACGACATTGAAAAGGACGCCCAACGGGTCGGCAAGGGCGAGGGCAACGATTTGATCTACAGCAACCTGCTCGCCGACCAAGTCGTCAATCCCAAAcgcgaggatgccgagccgTCGGAATCTTCCGACGAGTCCGAcaacggcgccgagctgTCGTCTGATGACCAGTCTGGAGACGAGAGCCGATTTGACAAGGGCAGGCCTCGGGGCCGCCGCTTCGAGAACAAGGACGAGAAACGG TTACACAAGCAGGCCGTCAAGGAAGCCAAGCGTGAGAAGCGCAAGGATAAGATTCCCAAGGCCGTGAAGAAGAAGCtcgtgtcgacgacgtcgcggAAGAAGAAATGA
- a CDS encoding Fungal specific transcription factor yields the protein MTEHPEAEEPVPVEDLTPEEVNRIIHSHRKVRYGTACWPCRQRKVKCDNKEPCENCVKREHPQLCSYKPNRTSANKQAAAGSQKRRASHSDAGDQRTRKADRQDNWSRSIGASNPPSTVATLPHTHHLWSGVSTSLDDAEAVGDRYLGQNSIPALLREQSPNDKIEGGVDIRRDMRSILGLDTSAPFPLMSSQHLQRLAQDISVELPSDREVIKLFRTYKEIPQPFWGFVYDMDALESRLMIYLEERSRNATSAGKTSQPVTASWLAILFAVLAVGSQYHERPYHVRTRDSQKYIQISFHFLRLGNFLLRPSFDSIQALLLTGFVLLNDMKAEASWALTGLTCRLAQSLGLHRSISYDRREAVPPEAKAKETIRRKLWWTCVWHDTLTSLSFDRCPMTTFPSCDIPVGAGVSNSNYTYLEMMYHLIEIISRRLTPDETATSSYIQMTENCEAVENLRARALPHMRRKDQCKTALHRLQYYAIRLHTSFVISVACRPALKRHCDLDPEQKRALADRCKENLTETVRMFLAMHQLSVIPTRTWAFTYHGLSSALLLGILCETKTDPEIRQLQGDLIAALSATAAKEESSPEPHVSVTDKDIELSGPLWRALAALKNIYNHGCVTGSNAKRDAESSADGNGSRTPLPPFGNQMSAINPQFRNAAGDPREDAALAMAEMQNGASLQDFSAVQYTQPMMAMDGSMASVMGQVQYMAPMELYDSIWGASTESWTPGMDALNLDFLAQPPAGQPQQHFYF from the exons ATGACCGAGCATCCAGAGGCGGAggagccggtgccggtggAAGACCTCACGCCAGAGGAGGTCAACCGCATCATTCACTCGCATCGCAAAGTTCGCTACG GTACCGCCTGCTGGCCGTGTCGCCAACGAAAGGTCAAGTGCGACAACAAGGAGCCGTGCGAGAATTGCGTCAAGCGGGAACACCCTCAGCTGTGCTCCTACAAGCCCAACCGCACCTCCGCCAACAAGCAAGCCGCCGCTGGCTCGCAGAAGAGACGTGCCTCGCACTCTGACGCAGGAGACCAGCGCACCCGAAAGGCGGATCGGCAAGATAATTGGTCGCGATCGATCGGTGCGTCCAACCCGCCTTCTACCGTGGCGACCCTCCCTCACACTCATCACCTCTGGTCAGGTGTATCGAcgagcctcgacgatgccgaggcggTTGGCGATCGCTATCTGGGGCAAAATAGCATCCCCGCGTTGCTACGGGAGCAGTCGCCCAACGACAAGATCGAGGGAGGCGTCGACATCAGACGCGATATGCGATCCATCCTCGGTCTCGACACCTCGGCCCCCTTCCCTCTCATGTCGTCGCAGCACCTCCAGAGGCTTGCCCAGGACATCTCGGTCGAGCTTCCATCGGATAGAGAGGTCATCAA GCTGTTCCGCACCTACAAGGAGATTCCTCAGCCATTTTGGGGTTTCGTCTACGACATGGATGCCCTCGAGTCGAGACTGATGATATATCTGGAAGAACGCTCCCGGAATGCGACAAGCGCCGGCAAGACATCCCAACCCGTCACCGCCTCGTGGCTTGCCATACtcttcgccgtcctcgccgttggATCCCAATATCACGAGAGGCCCTACCACGTTCGCACCAGGGACTCTCAAAAATATATACAAATCTCGTTTCATTTCCTACGTCTCGGCAACTTCCTGCTTCG CCCGTCGTTTGACTCCATCCAGGCTCTCCTGCTCACCGGTTTCGTCCTGCTCAACGACATGAAGGCCGAGGCGTCGTGGGCATTGACGGGACTCACCTGTCGCCTTGCGCAGTCCTTGGGCTTGCATCGGTCCATCTCATACGATCGTCGCGAGGCGGTGCCGCCAGAGGCCAAGGCAAAGGAGACGATTCGCCGAAAGCTATGGTGGACCTGCGTCTGGCACGACACGCTGACATCCCTCTCTTTCGACCG CTGCCCGATGACAACCTTTCCGAGCTGTGACATCCCCGTCGGCGCGGGCGTGTCGAACAGCAATTACACGTACTTGGAAATGATGTACCACCTCATCGAAATCATCTCACGCAGGCTCACCCCAGACGAGACCGCAACGTCATCGTATATCCAGATGACGGAAAACTGCGAAGCGGTTGAGAACCTGCGAGCGCGGGCCCTGCCGCACATGCGCCGCAAGGACCAATGCAAGACGGCGCTGCATCGGCTTCAGTATTACGCCATCCGTCTGCATACGTCGTTTGTCATCTCCGTTGCTTGCCGTCCGGCTCTCAAGAGACACTGCGACCTGGATCCGGAGCAGAAGAGGGCGCTTGCCGATCGGTGCAAGGAAAATCTGACGGAGACGGTACGCATGTTCCTGGCCATGCACCAGCTTTCCGTCATCCCGACGAGGACTTGGGCCTTTACCTACCACGGTCTCTCTTCCGCCTTGCTGCTCGGCATTCTGTGCGAGACGAAGACGGACCCCGAAATACGACAGCTCCAGGGCGACCTGATCGCCGCTCTGTCCGCCACGGCTGCCAAGGAGGAGAGCTCGCCGGAGCCCCATGTGTCCGTCACCGACAAAGACATTGAGCTCTCCGGTCCTCTCTGGAGAGCCCTCGCGGCGCTGAAGAACATTTACAACCACGGATGCGTCACCGGCTCGAATGCGAAACGAGACGCCGAGTCCTCGGCCGATGGGAATGGCAGTCGAACACCGCTGCCCCCGTTCGGGAACCAAATGTCGGCCATCAATCCGCAGTTCCGCAATGCAGCTGGCGATCCCAGGGAGGACGCGGCGCTTGCCATGGCCGAGATGCAAAACGGCGCGTCGCTGCAGGACTTTTCGGCTGTTCAGTACACGCAGCCCATGATGGCCATGGACGGGAGCATGGCAAGCGTCATGGGCCAGGTGCAGTACATGGCACCGATGGAGCTGTACGACTCCATCTGGGGCG CCTCCACGGAATCGTGGACACCAGGCATGGACGCCTTGAACCTGGACTTTCTGGCGCAACCACCAGCTGGGCAGCCACAACAACACTTTTATTTCTGA
- a CDS encoding Aminoglycoside phosphotransferase gives MMSTGETPAALNLPNRHPITFESATRKDFNVVKRVELASETHRFCQALRRHENDMVAVAKHHLRLSHRDTCEVQEEWITGGFNVCIPIRVTGSLHRRLLLRCPLPHMHAEPYYPGTVDENVRSEIGAYMWMQEHCPDIRTPHLYGFGLSGNLDFTHGSRLGFFARLWQRVRRFFHRIVRYPAPTCLVPNPLKHGLPASYILMEHAGSDVGQKLSDTWQQHRHDPARLGTLVRSLARITIALSRMPQPKIGSFRFNDDGTISLSNRPLTCSTMILESEGTPRTIETTETLTCVEAFVADMIRLHDNRLLSNPSATDEDDDCRSQMAIRALLRTMTGHFVHKESRNGPFCVQLTDVHPGNILVDENWNVTCIFDLGEMCSLPREMVSVPYWLTGCSISQLHGERLAEFDVVRRQFMRIVDEEEDGSCLSKTMHETWDSQAVWFWHSLTSVDAAFWLVADHLCPKFQARLSQEVEQSFSQFWCENADQAVKAKLEEYESARRVFRSALSLCALFPDDTTAARLLIVPATAKAASSTTALYSPEEWPVFASLSAMEDLFQLFAMSDEAGN, from the exons ATGATGTCAACCGGTgagacgccggcggcgctgaACCTTCCAAACCGCCATCCCATCACGTTCGAGTCGGCAACGAGAAAGGACTTCAACGTCGTCAAACGTGTCGAGCTTGCCTCGGAAACGCATCGTTTCTGCCAAGCTTTGCGTCGGCATGAGAATGACATGGTGGCAGTTGCGAAGCATCACCTCCGGCTAAGCCATCGGGATACGTGCGAGGTCCAAGAGGAATGGATCACGGGCGGATTCAACGTCTGCATTCCCATCCGCGTGACTGGCAGCCTCCATCGGAGGCTCCTGCTACGATGCCCCCTACCTCACATGCATGCAGAACCGTACTATCCGGGCACGGTTGATGAAAACGTTCGCAGCGAGATAGGAGCGTACATGTGGATGCAGGAGCACTGCCCCGACATTCGCACCCCTCATCTCTACGGATTTGGGCTATCCGGCAACCTTGAT TTTACGCATGGATCACGCCTCGGTTTCTTCGCGCGACTTTGGCAACGAGTCCGTCGGTTCTTCCATCGAATTGTCCGGTACCCTGCACCGACCTGCCTCGTGCCGAACCCTTTGAAACATGGCCTGCCGGCGTCGTACATTCTCATGGAGCACGCAGGCTCGGATGTCGGTCAAAAGCTCTCCGACACTTGGCAACAGCATCGGCACGATCCAGCACGCCTAGGGACGCTTGTTCGAAGCCTGGCACGGATCACGATTGCCTTGTCTCGCATGCCACAGCCCAAGATTGGCTCCTTTCGCTTCAACGATGACGGCACCATTTCGCTTTCGAATCGACCTCTCACATGCTCGACCATGATACTCGAGAGTGAAGGGACGCCAAGGACGATTGAGACGACCGAAACGTTGACGTGCGTGGAGGCattcgtcgccgacatgaTTCGTCTCCACGACAATCGACTGTTGAGCAATCCTAGCGCAactgacgaggacgacgactgcCGCAGTCAGATGGCCATCAGGGCCTTGCTGCGGACAATGACGGGTCATTTCGTGCACAAAGAGAGTCGGAATGGCCCCTTTTGCGTCCAGCTCACAGACGTACACCCTGGCAACATCCTAGTCGACGAGAACTGGAACGTCACGTGCATCTTTGACCTTGGAGAGATGTGCTCGCTGCCACGGGAGATGGTGTCGGTGCCGTACTGGCTGACTGGCTGCTCCATCTCTCAACTGCACGGCGAACGTCTGGCCGAGTTTGATGTCGTTCGCCGGCAATTTATGCGTATtgttgacgaggaggaagacggaAGTTGCCTGTCGAAGACGATGCACGAAACCTGGGATTCACAGGCAGTCTGGTTTTGGCATTCTCTGACCTCTGTCGATGCCGCATTTTGGCTTGTCGCTGACCATCTTTGCCCAAAATTCCAGGCTCGTCTGTCGCAGGAAGTGGAACAAAGTTTTTCGCAGTTCTGGTGTGAGAATGCCGACCAAGCTGTCAAGGCCAAGCTGGAAGAATACGAAAG TGCGCGTCGCGTTTTTCGTTCTGCTCTCTCCCTCTGCGCGCTGTTCCCGGACGACACCACAGCAGCGAGACTACTCATCGTGCCGGCTACGGCAAAGGCTGCGTCGTCTACCACGGCGCTATATTCGCCAGAGGAATGGCCGGTCTTTGCATCTTTATCGGCCATGGAGGATCTTTTCCAGTTATTTGCAATGTCAGACGAAGCTGGAAACTAG